From the genome of Mixophyes fleayi isolate aMixFle1 chromosome 2, aMixFle1.hap1, whole genome shotgun sequence, one region includes:
- the IFNLR1 gene encoding interferon lambda receptor 1: protein MSAKLEWILLLLGCIVGLISGVLHKPINLKVESRNFSLFLTWLPNPENPSNVTYKVGYKENASLRWRSVPTCTNVTAPECNLTCLLMENYTWEHMVRVRAVSHLLRRSPWVDLGNISYLFTVKPDPPILHIAQGESSVSITASVSVPLCVPEIIFLSHLKYSVEVVRDKALKQIIHKEQMNGSSITIKTDGFNGEYCFAAKTIYVMDSTKESRLSNPVCKTFTHKVEDHQQLLVGLTVTFAVIFVIFIVCIIYFIINKKAETPKALDFSCKNYRLEASNLPVLSLENDGLLENLITIYDKKDQALSVSPFLYSENNVSANEYPFSGCGYMQRHSMQDNLKNELQTGNSVRQEYMSSKGLSINSNSDKSSSGFNCENTSGSSTGKSMTLDKIQINDCTQERNIIWGEIQTLSSANLTEHHLFNNLGILDPNGLGNVPFDTLCIAGNNDQMESSDDESSNQPHTDSEDSLEESSIVSTECEKSDSYIASKVGKSQKNWSSGYEQRRYTSKRC, encoded by the exons GAGTGCTTCATAAACCTATAAATCTCAAAGTGGAATCAAGAAACTTCAGCCTCTTCTTGACGTGGCTTCCAAATCCTGAAAATCCATCAAATGTAACCTACAAAGTAGGCTACAAAGAAAATGCTTCACTTCG TTGGAGAAGTGTCCCTACATGCACAAATGTCACTGCGCCGGAGTGTAATCTCACATGTCTCTTAATGGAGAACTACACTTGGGAACACATGGTGCGAGTGAGGGCTGTTTCTCATTTGCTGCGTAGGTCTCCATGGGTCGATCTTGGAAATATATCATATCTTTTTACAG tGAAGCCCGACCCACCAATTCTACACATAGCACAAGGTGAAAGCAGTGTATCTATCACTGCCTCTGTGAGTGTACCATTATGTGTGCCAGAAATCATTTTTCTATCTCATTTGAAGTACTCTGTGGAGGTCGTGAGGGATAAAGCTCTGAAACAG AtcatacataaagaacaaatgaATGGGTCTTCAATCACTATCAAAACTGATGGATTTAATGGAGAATATTGTTTTGCTGCCAAGACAATATATGTGATGGATAGCACTAAAGAGAGCAGATTATCGAATCCAGTTTGCAAGACTTTTACTCACAAAG ttgAAGACCATCAACAGTTACTGGTTGGACTGACAGTTACATTTGCTGTCATCTTCGTCATATTTATAGTTTGCATAATCTattttataataaacaaaaaagcCGAGACACCTAAAGCATTG gaTTTTTCATGCAAAAATTATCGTTTGGAGGCATCAAACTTGCCAGTTTTGTCCTTGGAAAATGATGGATTACTGGAAAACTTAATTACCATTTATGATAAAAAGGATCAGGCATTATCAGTCTCACCTTTTCTATATAGTGAGAATAATGTTAGTGCAAATGAATATCCTTTCAGCGGCTGTGGTTACATGCAGCGACATTCTATGCAAGACAACTTGAAAAACGAGCTTCAGACTGGTAATTCTGTCCGTCAAGAATATATGTCATCTAAAGGTTTATCAATAAACTCCAACAGTGATAAGTCCTCATCTGGCTTTAACTGTGAAAATACATCAGGATCAAGTACGGGAAAATCAATGACACTGGATAAAATCCAAATAAATGACTGTACACAAGAGAGAAATATAATTTGGGGGGAAATTCAAACGTTGTCTTCTGCAAACTTAACTGAACACCACCTTTTTAACAATCTTGGCATACTGGACCCTAACGGCTTAGGGAATGTGCCCTTTGATACATTGTGTATAGCGGGCAATAATGACCAGATGGAAAGCTCAGATGACGAATCTTCTAATCAGCCCCACACAGACTCTGAAGATTCCCTGGAGGAATCATCTATTGTTAGTACAGAGTGTGAAAAGTCAGATTCCTACATAGCTTCAAAGGTTGGAAAATCACAAAAGAACTGGAGTTCAGGTTACGAGCAGAGGCGTTATACATCAAagaggtgttaa